One Maribacter sp. HTCC2170 genomic window, TATTGTAGGGCTTTCAGTACTTTTACATGCTTTACCTGAAATTTATTCATGGATCAAAACTGGTAAATCAAGGTATTTAGCAACCAGCCTATCACTCATTGCCGTAACGGTAACCTCACATCATGTGACGCCTATTTTTGGTATGGTTTTCTTTATTTTTCCCTTGCTTGGTATGGTTGTAATGGATGCTGCCAGAGACCAAGTTGCAAATAATAAGGCCATCACATTTAAAGTATTTTTAGTTCAGTTTAAAAAACTGTTTTGGCGTATTGTGGGTTTTGGTTTCTCTTCGTTGGTACTGATTGTAGTTTGTATTTTACCTTACTGGATAAACTCCAAGAAAAACCCTATTACCCAAGTACCAATTCCGCATGGTTCCCGGGATAATTTTTTGGAAGTAACATCATCAGGATTAGTCTTCTTTTTAATTCCGTGGGGAGTTCTGTTATTCATCTTACCGTATATTTTCTATCGCTATTTCAGTAAAAGATATCTATTTTTTGGATTGTCTTTTGCCATGTTGACCCTATTAGGAACCGGAGGAACTACTCCAATTCCGATTAAATTGTTGGGGGAAACCGCTTTTAACATCCTAACCTTGGACCGCTTTACCCTTTGGGCCACAATTATGGCCCTACCAATTTTTGGGGAATTTATGTATCGAATGACCGAAGGCGATTTAAAGGTATATATACAACAACGCTTTGGTCCTGTATACCACCGTATTATTGGTGGTAGTATTGCTGGAGGCATACTAGTAATGGTCATTTTTACCATGAGCCTAAACTATTTTAGGCCATCCCAACCTCAGAATATAAAAATGCTCCCCATTGTAAATTTCTTAAGTCAGGATGATCACGACAAATGGCGATATCTTCCTTTAGGTTTTGGCGACCAAATGGCTTGGCTTTCCGCACAGACCAATGCTATGACCGTAGATGGAAACTATCATTCGGCACGCCGTCTTCCAGAACTTACAACAAGAGCGATTGAGCGTTTAGAGAATTCCAAGTTTAGGGGCGTTGAGGGCATTGGTTCATTGCAACAATTTTTGACCGTACCGGAAAAATATAATTTGAAATATATATTTTCCAATGACAAGTTCTATGACCCCATTCTATACTTCTGTGGATGGCAACGCCTTCAGCAATTGGAAAATGGTATTATGGTTTGGGAAAAATTGAACGTACCTCCCATTCCAACAATCATATCAAAAGAAGATGTAGCTACATGGCTTAAAGTTATGTGGGGAATCATTCCACTGCTTACGGTTATCTTGGCCTTGATAATCAATATTCAATGGGTGTGGTATAGAATTTTGAAATCAAAACAGTTACCGGATGGGAAGTTTATGAACTATGCCTTACCGTATAAAAAATTTCCACGAAAATTAGTGACATTAAACCAATTTTGGGCTTTACTGATAATCTGTGTTTTGGGTTATGGGGCATATCATTTCTATATCAGCAATGCTACACAAATAGCTCCAAAAAATGTGTTGATGGCTTATTACGATGCACTTGATTTTAAGGAGTTTCAGCGGGCACATTCCTATCTTAATCCAGATGATGAGGTAGACCTTTCACAATATATGCTGGAAGTTTCGGTTACTGATGGTATTTTAAGCTCTTACGCCAAGCTAGATTCTATAGGAATTGAACTTATGGATGAAACTGCAACCAGTGCCAGGGCAAAGGTATCTACCCAATGGATTACTCCTTTAGAAAAAGTGAACAAACACTTCTATCACACCTTAGTAAAAAAGGACGGCAAATGGTATCTTGAGCCTTCTAAATTTGATAATGACCTACCTCCCGACCAATTATTATCAGCAAACGGAAGTACGTTCTATAATCATGGGAGGCGCAGAATCACCACACAGCAAACACACCACGAGGATGTTTTGAAACAACCCGTTTTAGAGGTACTCAAAGCAAAATTGGTTAAGTATCAAGGCCGTTATAGCATTGTTGGCGAATTACAGAATATTGATAATATTCCAGCAGATGTGGTCATTAAGGCCACCTTATATAACGATACCAATAAAGAATTGGCGAATTACAATGCAAAATTTCAAATGAAACACAAACTAATGCCTAAAGAAACCACGGCATTTCGGATAGATTTTGAAGGTATTGCATGGTCATCGACAAAAGATACCCTACCCCCCACTTTTAATCCAGACGAGTTTACGCCAGTGACTTTAGAGGAACAGCCTACCAAATTCAATTTACAATGTGCCGGTAATACGGCAATAACGGATTTATACAAACAAATTGCTTTACAGGATTTAGAGCTTACAGAAGCTAGTATTAAAGGAACGCTTTTCAATTCTGGTATTCAAGAGGTAACCATACCACAACTCTTACTATCCTACTACAATGAAGAAAAAGAATTGCTTTGGGTAGATCATCACTTTTTGCAGGAAGGTGTTCGCATTCAACGTAAGCAGTTTTTTGATTATAAACCTTTGGATTTGAGTAACCTTCAAATTATCAGTAGCAGTTTGGAAAATTGTTTCGTAAACGGATTACCCAATACATCGATTTCAGAGATTATTTTCCCAAATAGGGTACATTCACACGCATTGGAACAATTGCAACCTTTTGAAGGAAAAGGTTATAGGTTTTTAAAGTTTGAAGTTAACGGTTATATTGGCAATCCAAGATAGTTTGAAATATTGTACCTACATAGTCTTGATTTTAACTTTCCTTATCGGGTGCAGGGAAAGTGCTACCTATGTTGCGACTGAAAAATATTCTTTTGAAATACTGCCTTTAAATACTGAAGTTGTTGCTGGTGACGCCATTGAGATTCGATTTAAAACAAGCGCTTCAGCCAATTTATTTTTAATAATTACCAATCCTTTTGGTAATATCTTGGTAAAGCCAACATTGGAAGAGGAAATAGCAACGTTTTCATTTCCAAAGGAAATTACCCAAAAATCAGGTTTATGTCAATGGACCCTGGTGTATAATCAGGAAATACAGGAAAAAGGAGCAATTTCAATTTACCCAAATCCCAAAAAAGGGACTACAATAGAATCTTATTTAGGGCCTAGAAGTATATCAGCCGGCAGTAATGATTTTTCAATGTTTGTCGTTTCTCCTACAGATGTTTATGATAATCCTTTGGCTGATAGTACAGAAATTGTCAACTCAATTCAATTTGAAAATAGTATTAAAAAAACATCGGTACAACTAAAAAACCTAATAGGTTGGAAAAACATCCAAAGCGCAGAAAATTCAGGTAGAATTTTGGTGACTGCTTCATGTAACAAGGCCAAAAGCAAAGAATTGACAACAATCGTTTACCCTGCCAATGCCATTGATTTTGGAATTGCGTATACCCGCAATCATCAATTTGCCGATGGCAATCAAATAATTAGTTTTTCTACGAATGTGATAAAAGACAAATTCAGAAATATAATAAGTGATGGGACATTAGTAACCTTCGCTGTTACTAACAGAGATGGAATGCTTCTTCAAACCACAGGAACTACCATAAATGGAGTGGCCAAAGCCAATTTATTACATCCTACAAAAGAAGAAGATTGGGAGGTCACGGCCTATATTAACGGAGCAGCTAAAAGTGACACCATTAAAGTGAATTTCGAATCTGCCATTAAAAATTATGACCTTTCTTTTTCACAAGACGGAAGGATAGTAAAAGTTGACGCCATAGTAAGTTTTATGGGGCAATGGGTTCCGGATGGTATTCCCATTACAATGGAAATAAAGGATGAACAAGGTATTTTAATTGATACCAAGCGTACTACTTCCAAGTTTGGAAAAGGTGAATTTACCTTGGCTGTTGATTTTTATCCCAACGGGAAATATCAATTGCATATTAGAGCAGCAGGAATCCTGAAATCAAAAAACGTGATACTCCAATGAAAATGAACCGTACCATATATCGCGTGCTTTTGATATTGTCATTCCTGGCGTTAAATGGGTTGATCTTGTTTGGGCTAAGCTCCGTTTGGTCATATTTAAATACTGGAGCCGACCGTTCCAAAATGCTACATTTACCACAAGAACTTTCAGCCAACTACCTGCCAAAAATTGAATGGGAACCCTTAGAAAACGATGGTAGGCCCATGGAAAAACAGACCTTGGATGAAATAGAGCGCGACTACTTAAAAGCATGGCAAATACGAAATATCGCTTTAGAAAACAATAGCGAATATGGTGTGGCTGATTATTATACGGATAGTGCACGGGTAAAATTGTTTAGTATCCTAGATCTTAATAGAACCAAAAATACTACTGTGAAAAGTGCTACTCTAAGGCACCGTCCGAAACTGGAATTCTATAGTACAGATGGTAAGATTATTGTCCTTACCGATACTAATGTAGAACGCTATGAAGAAATCTATTTAAATGATAATTTGATTCTTAAACAGAAAAGTACCTCATCTTATCAGATCATGCTCCTTCTGGAAGATGGATTTTGGAGGATACGCCATTTTGTAGAAATACCATCTTCAAAAACAAAAACAATACCCCAAAAAAAGAATACCTCCTTTGATGTTTCCATTTCTAAAATTAGAGGTATTAACTACTATCCAAAAAAAACTCCATGGAATATGTTCGGGAAGCAGTTTCAAGATAGTATTATCGACAGGGATTTTTCGAAAATCAAAACCTTGGGGTTAAATACCGTTAGAATTTTTGTCCCCTACGACGCTTTTGGCAAGGCAGAAGTTGATTTTGAAAAATTGGAACAACTAAAACGCACTTTAGACCTCGCAACAAGAAATGACTTAAAGGTTATGGTCACCCTATTTGATTTTTACGGGGATTATGGCATACAAGATTGGACAATTTCGCATAGACATGCTGAACAAATTGTTACCGAACTAAAGAACCATAAGGCTTTATTGGCTTGGGACATAAAAAATGAACCAGATCTGGATTTTAAATCTAGAGGAAAAGAAAAGGTTCTGGCTTGGTTAGAGCAAATGATTTCCAGCGTAAACGAATGGGATAAATTACATCCTGTTACAATCGGATGGTCTAGCCCAGAGGTAGCATTCAACCTATCCCAAGAAGTAGATTTTGTTTCTTTTCATTACTATAGGGATGCCCCCAGTTTCCCAAAGGCTTACGAAGAATTAAAAAACAAGGTTCCTAGTAAGAATCTGGTGTTGCAAGAATTCGGTTACTCCTCTTATGATGGTATTTGGAATGCATTTCTAGGCTCCCAAGAAAATCAAGCAAAATATCATACGGAAATACAGAAAACCCTAGAAGAAAATAATATACCTTTTCTATTCTGGACCTTATACGACTTTGAAGAAATACCAAGTTCTGTAGTAGGTAAGTTACCTTGGCGTAAGGCAAGACAAAAACATTTCGGTATTTTTGATTTTGATGGAAAACAAAAAACTGTTTACCCTGTCATTATCACACGACATTAAAAAAGAAAAGGGAACAGTTAACCAATCTGCTCCCCTCTCTACCTAACCTAACCTAAAATTTATTGTAGCATCTCTTTTTCCAATTCGGGGATATCCAAAGTAAAGCCAGTTGATTTTGATTGTTGAATCGCCTTGAAAAAATCAATGTACATTTGGGTTATACTAGACATTGGAAGCGAACAAGCCGCTTTGTAATTCGCCTTTCCCAAATCAATTCTATACGCATCCTGGGTTAAAATACGCTCTATGGCATCTGCCAAAGAAGCTGCACTTTCAGGATTAAAAAACTCTCCCTTGTAACCTTCTTCTTTTACCAATATACTTAGGTCACCCAAATCTGGCAGGGCAACCGCCTTACCATAACTACCAGCCTGGTGCAATACTCCAGAACTTCCTGTAGTTGATGTATAAGGAAAAACGACCACAGCACTCTCTCCAAAGATTACCGGCACGTCATCTTCAGCCACATAGCCAGTAAAACGTAACCTCTCCACGTGGTCGTATTTTTCCTTAACTCCGTCTAAATAACCTGGTGTATTAGGGCTATCTGTCCCTGCAATCACAATTTCAATGTCTTCTTTTGTTCGTTTGCGAATCAATTCTACAGCCTCAATTAATATCTCCACTTTTTTATAGGTTCCGAACTTCCCAAAAGCCATAACCTGTTTTGGGCCTTCCTGTAAACAATAATCCGGTTCTGATGGAATTTCAAACGAGCCATGGGGTACCAAAGCAACATTTCGGGCTTTATATTTCTTTTCAAGAATAGTTCTGTATTTACTTATGGTCACTGCCAATACGTCCGAGGCTAGAACAAATCGTGTTAGGGTCGACCCTATTAAGTTGTATGCCCGTTGCAATATTTTGTTTTTGGTAATTCCGGCATTTTCCAAGTCTACCTGTTCCAGGATATTATGTAATAAGGATATCGTTGGAATACCTCTGAATTTGCATATTAGAGGAAGTACCAGTCCTAAAGCAGCGGGTATCTTTTTGTCCCCAAACTTTAAGAACTGTAAATTGAACAGTACTGCATCAGGTTTGGTTTCAGAAATAACACCATTGATTTTAAAAATATTGGTGTAATCATTGAAACTCCAACATTCCTTTACAGTTATTTTACATCCTTCCTCTTCAAATGAAAGGTCTTTTTCCTCTTTGGTCCTATCGGTTATCAAAATAATTTCAGTTACTTCTTCCTGAAGTCTAAAATGCTTCACCAAGTGATATCCGTACTCGGTCAAGGTTACTTTACTGGGCGGGTATGCCGTTACAATTGCTAATCTCATAAGGTTAAGTTTTAAACTGTTATAGGTTAATATTCTGATACAAATATCCTTTGAAAAACCCTATTTTATCTATGATCTATGTTGGATGGAGCATTAGTGTAGACGAATGGAAAAAGTATTTCGACAAAGCAAAAACCCCGAAAATCCTAGGTCAGATCTTTGGGGTTCTTGAATAAGTGAATAAGAGTATATCCAGTCGTTATTTCATCTGTTTTTGGGCGAAATAAAGTAGTTGAGCAATTAACAAAGCGATCATGGTTATTATCTGTACTTGCACTACCATTGCCAAACTACCATGAAAAAACACAATTAATGCGACTTGCAACAGCCCAAGAGTTCCTGACAATACCACTGGTAAATAATGGTCCAAGGACAAAAAGTAGTAGGCAAAGATATTTGAAATTGCAAAAAGAGATGTCGCCAAAGCGTATTGCCATAGCAAATGGGCCATTGCAATGTATGCCTCTCCAAACATTAGCTTTATGATCAACTCCGGAAATAAATAGCATGAGGTTACAATCATAAGGGACAATAAACCAATATATCCCACATACTTAAAAAGTATTGGTGAAGTAGCTTCACCATCTTTCTGTTTTTGTACAACTATGGGCAACAGCAACATAACAAACATCCAAGCTATAAAGTATACCACACGACCAATCAAGGCCAATGAGGCATAAAGCCCAGCATCCAAAGAGTCAAAATAATGTTTCACCAAAAGTACATCGCTATTGTTGATAATAATTTGTGTCAATTCATAAGAAGCGGTCAATACAATGAAATTGGAAACACTTCTCTTATTCTTTATGTTCAGCATCTTAGGTTTAAAGATTGAGACGCCTTGAAAATTGGATGGAATCAGACCAAAAACAAACGACAATGCTATACCCAATGCAACCAAAAAGGCTGGTTCCATAGGTACGAACAAAAGCAACCCAAAAGTAATCAACAGCCTACTCCACATTTCTGTTTGATAGGTGGTTGATAGTTTTGCAAATTCCAGCCTTCCTTGATATTTACCTCGGTTGACAGACATAAAAAAGTAAAGGGGAATGGCTGCCCCAAAAGCAATGAACATCCATGGGGATTCTGTATTGAATATTTCTTGAAGACTTGAAGAAAAGTATATGAGTATAATACCGACCAAAAAACCGAATAAACCGGCATAACGGTACATTAAACTTTGGAAAGCTTCCCATTGTCCCTCTGAAAAGAGCACAGCGAATTTTGCTGTGGCCAACTGAAATGTCATTCCCAAAAAAGATAAAACCAACAACAAGGTTACCAACAGCGCAGCATCTGCAAAAGCTTCAGGCCCTAACAATCTTCCTAAAATCAAGTTGTACAGGTAGTTGCCCGCATTTACCAGAAGCACACTACCCATAAACAGCTGTTCCGGAGAAATTCTCTTTAATGTTATTCTAAAAGTAGTCATGGTTAAAAATATTTTAGGTTAAGGTTTATTCTATTTACACTTCAAATATCCTTCAAACCTGCATTTTAAAATTGTGTTTTCAGGTGGATGGAAGTTTACTGTAGACGAATGGCGTTAATCGCACTTCCGAGACAGAAAGACCTGCTTTACCTTTACTTAAGCTTAACCATACTAATAAATACATGATAACATCGTTATGTATTTGTAGTATTAATCTTACTAAATAATGACACCTAACCGTTTTTACTACTTATTGTTATTTTTTCTTTGCTTCTTCGCCACTTGGGCCCAAAACCCTATGGAAAAAGGGTTTCAACTTTTGGAATCCGGACAATTCGCAGATGCTGAACTATTTTTTGAATCCTATTTGGGCAATGACCCCAAGAACAAGACCGCTCAAATCTGCTATGGGAGAGCCGTGGGATTGAACGGAAAACCCAAAAAGGCGACCACTCTTTTTGCCGAGCTATTGAAAGTGTATCCCAATGATTTTGAAATACAGATCAATTATAACGAGTCTTTCCTATGGAATAAAGAATATGAAACCGCAAAACCACTATATGCGGATTTAGTGACTAAATACCCCAAGAATTTTGGAGCAGTTTTAGGCTATGCCAATACTTTGAGCAACCTTATGGAATATAAGGAAGCACTAAAATGGGTTCAAAAAGCATTGGAAATACAACCAGAAAGCAAAAGCGCCAAGGTCTCCAGGAAATATATGAGATTGGGGTATGCCAACCAATATGTAAATCAACAATTGTATGGTCAAGGGAAACAATTTTTGGAAGAAATATTTTTAGATTTCCCAGAGGATAAAGACGCCTTGTTGAATCTAGCCAATTTATACTTGATCACCAAAGAAGTAGATAGTGCCAAAACAACCTACTCAAGATATGCAACTAGCCCAAAAGACTCTATAACAGCGCTTATTGGAATTTCTTTAGCTGAACATATTGATGAAAAGGACAAAAAAGCACTCGAAGTAGCAACAATTGCAAAAAACCAAGTCATACAGTTTAAGAACACCGAACTCACCGAACGCGCCTATGATCGCTATGTCCAGGCCCTAATTTGGAACCGAAAGTTCAAGATTGCAAAGCAACAGATCGACAGTTTGGAGAAAACGAACTCTAATCGTAAATGGATACTTGCCCTAAAGGCCACTTTAGGATTGTACACTGGAGATGCAAAAATGAGCATCAAAAATTATGACGCTATTTTAATCCAAGACCGTACTTCATTTGATGGTAACCTAGGCATGGCCAATGCACTATTCGCTGCGGACCAAATAGATGATGCATATACCGCAGCATTCGAAACATTGAAAATCTATAAGAACCAAAAAGATGTCTTGGGATTTATTGAAAAGTTAAATACACAACACACACCATCAATTGAAGAACAAGTAGCTTATACTTTTGACAATGGTAACAACGTTGCCTTTTATACCAATACACGTACAACAATCCCTTTTTCCACAAAATTTAAGACCTCATTTTCATATTTGTACCGTACCACAGAAAACACCATTACCAAGAACAAAGCAAATTCACATGTATTTTTGGCTGGGTTGGAATACAAATTATTTCCAAAAACCAACCTAAAGACGGTATTAGGATTCAACAACTCCAGATTTATGATGGAAGCCTATACCCAACCGGTACTTGATGTCAAGTTACAAATGAAGCCTTTTAAGCTTCAAGATTTGAACTTTGGCTATCAGCGCGAAGTACAAAACTTTAATGCCGATTTAATCGAACGTGAAATTGTTATGAATCATTATAGTCTGGATTACAACTTGGGCACAAATATTAATTTGGGTTGGTACACGCAATTGATGCACACCCAACAGACTGATTCTAATACACGAAATCTTCTATTTACTTCTTTATACTATAACCTACTGCCGAAACCAGCATTAAAAGCGGGTATCAATTTTCAATACATAAGCTTTAAAGAACAGTTGCCTACCATTTACTTTAGTCCGGAACACTATAAAGTGGTTGAAGTTTTTATGGACATACGCGGGAATTTTACAGAAAAAACAAATTTCATCACCAGTGTAGCAACGGGCCTTCAGCAAGTAGAACAAGGTCCTCAAACCACAATTTTTAGAGGGGAAGCAAGTTTACAACATCAATTTCTGAAGCGATTAAGCGGAAGTATTTATGGGAAGTATAGTAATATTGCTTCAGCCACTGCCGCAGGATTCGAGTTTACCGAACTTGGAATAAAATTAAGATGGTTGCTGACCAAGAAACCATTGTTCGATTCAAAACTTGGAAAAAAATGATTTTGACTAAGCTTAATTATATCTTTAAATCTCCCCTGCAATCGCGTAATAATCTATTTTGAGTATTTAAAAAATACGCAAACCTACCCGTTTTAAATCTTTAGTCCGGATTACTTATAGGTATTGTTGTACGCAGTTTTTTTAGTTACACAATCGGTAATATGGAATTTGAAGAACATCTTCAAATCCTAGTTTTTGAGCCAATTTATACGAACCTATATTTTCCAATCGACAAGCCCAAATGGGCTCATAGCTATTCTCTAAACAGTAGTCAATAAGTTTACTACAAGTATACCTTGCAAGTCCTTTTCCGCGAAACTTTGGTACGGTTTCCATACCAAGTTCCAAAAATTGATCCAATATGCACGATGCGTAAGCTGTACACGCTAATTCATTCTCATAATAAGTGCTGAAGCCAATCGCATTCTCAAGAAAATCATTGGTATTGTTCCAAAAGTTTAATGGAATAACTGTGCCTTGCATATTCTCAAATTCTTTTTTACCCGTTCGAGTTTTAGCTCAAAAGTATATATTCTTTAGGGTATCAAAGCTTTTGTTTGGGCAGATGGTTCTTTCCTGTAGACCGGCAGTTTATTTGTATCGCGGAAACAGATTACAAAAGATTCAATCTTCGCATAAGTTCTGGTCTATTGGAGCGGCTAATGGGGATTACATTTTTCTCAATCAACACACTATTATCCTCAATATCAATAATTTTTGTAAAATTGATGATGTATGAACGGTGAATCTGCAGGAAAGTTTTGTCTGGTAATTTCTCCTTGATTTTCTTTAGGGTAGTGTGAACGTGGTACAGTTCTTTTTCTGTCTTGATATCTATATAATCACCCTTTGCCTCAATACATAGTATTTCATTGAATTTAAGCTTTATCAGGCGTCTGTCTATGTTAATGTAAAGATCTTCACCGGTTGAAGAGCCACCCGCTGTCTCCAAAGTCTGCGTCCTCTTTGCCATGGCTTTTCTTATTTTTTGCATCGAAATTTCAAAACGTTCCAAGGTTATGGGTTTCACCAAATAATCAACAATAGACTCATATTGATAGGCTTCAATGGCAAAATTTGTATCGGAAGTGGTCAATACTATTCTCGGGGATTCTTTTAGCGTCTGCACAAAATCCACTCCACTAAAACCTGGCATGTGAATATCAAGAAAAACAATATCTATTATATGTTGATTTAGAAATTTCATGGCATCAATGGCATTATCGAATTCTTCGATAACATCCAACTCCGGAACTTTGGAACATAATTGCTTTACGATAGCCCTAGCGGCAGTTTCGTCATCTACGATAATACAGTTCATGTTAAATGGTTTTTAGGTAGGTTTCTATTGTTTCCAGTATCTTTCTGAAGTCCATATCCATTTCAGTGTTTCCCTCACGCAATCGCTCTTCATAGGTGACGGCAAACTTATAGGCACCTTCCATACTCAATATATTGAATTTGTGTTTTAGCTTATGTACAATTTCAGAGGCCGCCCTAGGTAGCTCTTGCTCAATATAACCTACATATGTATCTTTTTCAACAGGAAATTCTTCCTTAACAATGGCAATGAACCTATTCTCAAAGTCGATATCATCGCCAGCCAGTTCTTTTATGTAATTTAAGTTCGGTTGTTCTTTCATTCTATTTTTTTATGGTAAAATAAAATGTGGTTCCTTCTCCTACACTACTTTCCAGCCAAATTCGGCCTTCATATAAGTCAATGATTTTTTTTACGATGGAAAGGCCAATACCCGTCGAACGTCCACCACTACCAATTGATTGAAATATTTTGAAAATCTTTTCATGATACTCTTTTGGTATACCTACCCCGTTGTCCTTTATGCTAAACTGCCAATGGTCATCGTATTCTTTGGAACTTATCTGCACGAGTCCATCTTCTCTTTCGATATTGACCACCGCGTTTGCCATTAGATTTTGAAATAATTGATGAATTTTTGTTTTATCGGCATTGATAACTGGCAAGGTGTTCATAATTACTACATCAACATTTTCCGGTATAAAAATAATTTCCCGTATTTCATTAATGACCGTGTTAATATCAACAGGTATATTTTCCAAGCTATCCTGATCTATGCTGGAGTATTTTAATATTCCATCAATAAGTTTATCCATTCCTGCTATTTTCTCCTGAATCTGCTGTAGATTGAAGACTCCATTTTCATCCAACACTTCTTCATAATCTTCAGACAACCAGGTCGCCAAAGCACTTATACTTCTTAAAGGTGACTTTAAATCATGGGAAACAATATGCGCATATTCCTGTAAACCTTGATTACTGGCCTCTAACTCTTTCATCAAACGTTCTTTCTGCAGCTCTAGGTTTCGTTGCTCGGTAATATCCTCTATCATTGCCACTTGATATTCTACTTCCCCATCGTCATCTTTAACGGCATTCACCGAAGTTTTTGCAAGCAATCGGGTACCGTCTTTTCGTACGTAACCCTTTATAATTGAGAAATTGTCAAGTTCACCCGAATTCATCAACTCCATCAACCTAATGGATTTCTCATTCTCCTCAGGAGTAGAAATGTCCTTTACACTTATATTTTTAAGTTCAGCCTCAGAATATCCTAAAAGATCTGTAAAGGTTTTATTGGCTTTTATTACTTTGCCGTCTACGGTTAGCACAACACTCAATGGCGAGTTTTCAATAATTATATTGAGCTGTCTTTTTTGTTCGGCAAGTAAATGGTTAATCTCCATTTCATGGGTTACGTCTCTTATGATTCCCTGCGCAGCAATTGGCTTTCGTTCTTTATTATATATTAAACTACTATTTATCTGCACATATTTTTCGGAACCGTCCTTAACTATAATTTTGGCCTTGTAATTCTTTAGAATACCAACCTCCAACAATGATTTAAAGGAGGTGGTCGTATATTGTAAGTAATCCTTGTGCACCAAATTGGCCAAGTTTATATGTTCTTTCGTATGATCATAGCCCAAAAAATCTTTGGCCGAAATGTTCATATTAATTACGTTGAACTTTAGATCCATTACAACATACGGATCTATAATATTTATAAAAACCCCATCCAGCTCCGAAGTTTTCTCGCTCAACAGGTTCTCCAATTTACTATTGGTTAATTTAAGGTGATGCGTAACATCATAAAGCTCCTTGGATTTATTTTCCAAAATCTTCTCTGCCTGTATTCGCGCCTTCTTTTGTCTGTCTAGTGCCTTTTTAAGAAGTATGACTTCCTTGCTATCCATTCTGGGTGATATCAAATTTAACTTCTGTACCGTCTTCCTTAATCAATTCATAGGTAATATTGGCACTCCCATTAAAATGCTCAAAGGCTTTCTCCATTAACCCATGGGCCAATCTATATAATCCCCGAGAAGATGAATAGATCATTGAGATTGAAGTATTGGTCTTATC contains:
- a CDS encoding sugar isomerase, whose translation is MTTFRITLKRISPEQLFMGSVLLVNAGNYLYNLILGRLLGPEAFADAALLVTLLLVLSFLGMTFQLATAKFAVLFSEGQWEAFQSLMYRYAGLFGFLVGIILIYFSSSLQEIFNTESPWMFIAFGAAIPLYFFMSVNRGKYQGRLEFAKLSTTYQTEMWSRLLITFGLLLFVPMEPAFLVALGIALSFVFGLIPSNFQGVSIFKPKMLNIKNKRSVSNFIVLTASYELTQIIINNSDVLLVKHYFDSLDAGLYASLALIGRVVYFIAWMFVMLLLPIVVQKQKDGEATSPILFKYVGYIGLLSLMIVTSCYLFPELIIKLMFGEAYIAMAHLLWQYALATSLFAISNIFAYYFLSLDHYLPVVLSGTLGLLQVALIVFFHGSLAMVVQVQIITMIALLIAQLLYFAQKQMK
- a CDS encoding tetratricopeptide repeat protein, whose amino-acid sequence is MEKGFQLLESGQFADAELFFESYLGNDPKNKTAQICYGRAVGLNGKPKKATTLFAELLKVYPNDFEIQINYNESFLWNKEYETAKPLYADLVTKYPKNFGAVLGYANTLSNLMEYKEALKWVQKALEIQPESKSAKVSRKYMRLGYANQYVNQQLYGQGKQFLEEIFLDFPEDKDALLNLANLYLITKEVDSAKTTYSRYATSPKDSITALIGISLAEHIDEKDKKALEVATIAKNQVIQFKNTELTERAYDRYVQALIWNRKFKIAKQQIDSLEKTNSNRKWILALKATLGLYTGDAKMSIKNYDAILIQDRTSFDGNLGMANALFAADQIDDAYTAAFETLKIYKNQKDVLGFIEKLNTQHTPSIEEQVAYTFDNGNNVAFYTNTRTTIPFSTKFKTSFSYLYRTTENTITKNKANSHVFLAGLEYKLFPKTNLKTVLGFNNSRFMMEAYTQPVLDVKLQMKPFKLQDLNFGYQREVQNFNADLIEREIVMNHYSLDYNLGTNINLGWYTQLMHTQQTDSNTRNLLFTSLYYNLLPKPALKAGINFQYISFKEQLPTIYFSPEHYKVVEVFMDIRGNFTEKTNFITSVATGLQQVEQGPQTTIFRGEASLQHQFLKRLSGSIYGKYSNIASATAAGFEFTELGIKLRWLLTKKPLFDSKLGKK
- a CDS encoding GNAT family N-acetyltransferase; protein product: MQGTVIPLNFWNNTNDFLENAIGFSTYYENELACTAYASCILDQFLELGMETVPKFRGKGLARYTCSKLIDYCLENSYEPIWACRLENIGSYKLAQKLGFEDVLQIPYYRLCN
- a CDS encoding LytR/AlgR family response regulator transcription factor, coding for MNCIIVDDETAARAIVKQLCSKVPELDVIEEFDNAIDAMKFLNQHIIDIVFLDIHMPGFSGVDFVQTLKESPRIVLTTSDTNFAIEAYQYESIVDYLVKPITLERFEISMQKIRKAMAKRTQTLETAGGSSTGEDLYINIDRRLIKLKFNEILCIEAKGDYIDIKTEKELYHVHTTLKKIKEKLPDKTFLQIHRSYIINFTKIIDIEDNSVLIEKNVIPISRSNRPELMRRLNLL
- a CDS encoding PAS domain S-box protein, coding for MDSKEVILLKKALDRQKKARIQAEKILENKSKELYDVTHHLKLTNSKLENLLSEKTSELDGVFINIIDPYVVMDLKFNVINMNISAKDFLGYDHTKEHINLANLVHKDYLQYTTTSFKSLLEVGILKNYKAKIIVKDGSEKYVQINSSLIYNKERKPIAAQGIIRDVTHEMEINHLLAEQKRQLNIIIENSPLSVVLTVDGKVIKANKTFTDLLGYSEAELKNISVKDISTPEENEKSIRLMELMNSGELDNFSIIKGYVRKDGTRLLAKTSVNAVKDDDGEVEYQVAMIEDITEQRNLELQKERLMKELEASNQGLQEYAHIVSHDLKSPLRSISALATWLSEDYEEVLDENGVFNLQQIQEKIAGMDKLIDGILKYSSIDQDSLENIPVDINTVINEIREIIFIPENVDVVIMNTLPVINADKTKIHQLFQNLMANAVVNIEREDGLVQISSKEYDDHWQFSIKDNGVGIPKEYHEKIFKIFQSIGSGGRSTGIGLSIVKKIIDLYEGRIWLESSVGEGTTFYFTIKK